From the genome of Candidatus Rhodoluna planktonica:
CTCACGATCGCGGAATTGTGGACCGCATGCAAAAACGCGTAATCGAACTCAGCGGTGGCGAGATTTTGCGCGACCAGCGTTCGTCTGGATACCAGAAAGTGGCGACCGGTACTAATCCGATTGTGACTGCCGAAAAAATTCAGGCAGATGAGCAAATATCGGCAACGGAGCAAACCACCGGGTTTATCTCGTTTTTGGACGATTCGGCAGACGCATGAACATCGGCTATGTATTTCGCGAAATGGGCCAGAGCCTTCGGCGTAACCTTTCGATGGTTGTCTCAATCATCCTGGTTACCTTTATCTCTTTGACTTTTGTTGGCACCGCAAGTTTGCTGCAATTGCAAATTGGCCAGATGAAGAATTACTGGTATGACCGTGCGCAGGTCGCGGTTTACCTTTGCAGTTCGGTCTCGCCTGATGAGATCTGCCCGCAAGGCGAAGCCTCGGCCGACTTGAAGGGTGCGGTCGAAGAGCGTTTGAATTCAACCACGTTGGCTCCCTACATCGAAGAGTTTTATTTTGAAGATCACGAACAGGCCTTCAAAAACTTCCAAGAGCAGTTTGAGGGCAATGCGGTTGCGAAATACGTTTCAGCTGAGCAACTAAATGAAACTTTTTGGGTCAATCTAAAAGACCCAAACCAGAGTGCAATTATCACCGAAGCTTTCAGTGGTATGCCCGGTGTTGAAGAGGTGCGCGATCAACGCAGCTATCTCGATCAAATCTTCAGCATCCTGAACGCCGCCTCAATTGCGGCGATTGGTATTGCCGCGCTGATGCTCGTTTCGGCCGCGCTGCTAATTTCCACCACGATTCGACTCTCTGCCTTTAGCCGCCGCCGTGAATTAGGAATTATGCGGTTGGTGGGTGCCAGCAATTTTTACATCCAGCTGCCATTTATTCTCGAGGGCGTAGTCGCGGCAACCGTTGGTTCCATTCTTGCCGGCGGGGCTGTTCTTGGCATAGTTCAGTTCTTTGTCCAGGGCTATTTAGCTGAGCGCCTTCCGTTCACCAGTTTTGTCGGATTGTCCGATGGTTTATTGGTCGTTCCGCTGTTGGTTCTGGCTGGAATTTTGCTCGCGGCTGTGGCATCTGGTCTTGCTATTCGTCGCTACCTGCGAATATAGAAGCCTTATGCCTAAAGAAGTCGGTCAAAAGCTGGTTGCGTCAAATCGCAAAGCTCGCCACGACTATCACATCGAAGACACATATGAAGCCGGCTTGGTCTTAACGGGTCCCGAAGTGAAGTCGCTGCGAGCTGGTCGCGCATCCCTGATCGACGGTTATGCCAGTATCGAAAATGGCGAGGCCTGGCTTGAGAACGTGCACATCCCCGAATACACGCAGGCGAGCTGGACCAACGTGGGCAGTCGTCGCCGCCGAAAGATGTTGCTGCACGGTCAAGAAATCAGCAAACTCAACAGCAAATTACGTGAGTCCGGATACACCTTGGTCCCACTTCAGCTGTATTTCAAAGACGGCCGAGCAAAAGTTGAAATCGCTCTGGCCAAAGGTAAAAAAGAGTACGACAAGCGTCAAGCTCTAAAAGAGGCTCAAGATAAGCGCGAAGCAGATCGGGCTATGTCGACCAAGGGCAAAGACTGGTAGAGGTTTTCAGTCAATTCACAGCCGGCGGCATTCCATTTGTCTCAGCTTTGGCCTAGTCTTATTGAGCCTCAGATGATTTGAGGCATTGGTAACTAAACATGGGGATGATCGGTTTCGACAGGGTACTTTGTGCCTGGAGGAAGCGGGTCGTGAATGTAGCGTCAACACGTAAATGTCCGCTGCAAAAAATAAGTGCTAAATCATCACGCACTGACTTTGCCCTAGCCGCTTAATAGCGCCTAGCCCGAAGTCCGTCGGTCCAGACCTGATTTCAATCTGGTTTCCGGCGTCATTTAGAAATCTTGCTGGGTAGTTACGCCTTAGGGCTACCCGGGACTCAAACTCAGGCTGGGCTCGTCGGTTATGTCGCTTCAAGCTAGCACCGGGGCCAAGTAGAACCTTATTGAAGCTACACCCGTAGAAGATCCAGAATCAGTTCTTTGGACGGGGGTTCAATTCCCCCCATCTCCACAAATCAGTTGGTCACATTTCAACCGATAGGCAAAAAGCCCGTAATTACTGGGAAGTAGAAATACTCTCTTAGTGGTGGCGGGCTTTTCGTTGCTTAAAAGGTGTTGCTTAAAATTTCAGCTGATTTGTGATGTTTGAAACTGGGTAAATCCAAAGCAATACTTCAAGTGCTCAAAGGTGTTTCTCAGGAAACAGCAGTAGATTTGGAGTGTGCTGAAAAGCCATCAAGCGAGTAAATGGATTGTGGTGACCATCGTCGCCCTCATGGCAGGCTTCGCACCTATTTTCCACTCGATGTGTATTCAGGCCAGTTCAACCTCTGCGTCAAGCCACATCATGGCTGACGGCAACATTATGGGAATTGAGTCTGAAGCCGACACAACGATGGTCTCCGACTCAACGGCCCATGCCCTCGCAGTTAGCCACGACCAAGCCCCCGTCAATGCCCCAGGCAAGCCGCTTGGCGCAGGAGACCCCTTGACTTTGGTGACACTGTTCATTGTTCCTGCCTGCCTGCTCGTTGTTGGTTTCCTCTTGCTGTTCAGAAAATCGACAGAACTGAAATTCTCGGAGACTTTTTTCACGGCTCTCTTGGCAAGACCGCCAACATGGCGATATTTTCCTAATGCCGTCAATCCTCTTGCCTTGGGGATTAGCCGAACATAAGCCGACCCGTGAAAAGCGAAATGCTCAAGCATTGCCGCACCCCAAAATTTTCAAATTCACGATAGGAAAAATAATGAAATCTTTAACAATTCGCTCCATCGCAATCGGCGGAGCAATCCTGCTAGCATCACTCTCTCTCGCAGGTTGCACAATCAACCTCGGTTCAGCTGGGTCAAACAATGATTCAGGAATGATGGACAACGGCGGAATGATGGGAAGCAACAGTTCCCAGTTCTCGGGAACCGACATTATGTTCGCCCAGATGATGATTGTCCATCACCAGCAGGCAGTTGATATGGGAACGCTTGCCGAAACTCGTGCGTCAAACCCAGAGGTAAAAACCTTGGCAGCACAGATTAAGTCTGAACAGTCACCCGAAATCACGCAGATGAAGGTTTGGCTCAAAACCGCCAACGCTCCAACTGAAATGGGCCACGACATGGGAATGGGCGGATTACTCACCGACGCTCAAATGACAGCATTGAAAAATGCGTCAGGTGCCGAATTCGACAGGCTCTACCTTGAAGGCATGATTGGCCACCACGAAGGAGCAATCCAAATGGCCCAAATGGTGACCGAATCAAATAACGCCGAAGTGAAAGCTCTCGGAAACGCCATCATCGCATCGCAAACCAAGCAAATTGCATACATGAAGGAACTTCTCGCAAAGGTGTAGGTGTGGTAATCGGGGGAGGGGGTTCAATTCCCCCCCCATCTCCACCACTTAAAAAGCCTCCAGCAATGGGGGGCTTTTTATTTAACGGCATCGCTGCTGCTCAGGGTCTACATTAGAAGGGTGAATCCCATCGATACCGTTGAGTCGGTTTTTGCAAACTCAAATTTGCTTTTTGAAGTTCTCGGTACTCTGGCGTTCGCTCTATCCGGGTTAATCGAAGCCGCCCGTAAGAAACTTGACTTTGTCGGCATGGCGATGGTTTCGGCATTGGCCGCTTTTGGCGGCGGAACCTTGCGCGATGTTTTGCTTGATCGCCGACCGTTCTTCTGGGTTCAAAATGAATTTTGGCTCTGGGTTTTGTTGGCCATTGTGTTGGCGGCGATGCTCTTTGTCCGCAGTCGCCATCTTGAGGTGACAGCCCGAGCAACCACTTGGCCCGATGCCCTCGGCTTGGGTATTTTCACCGCATCGGGAACTCAGATTGCACTCAACGCGGGTCTTTCACCGCTGGTCTCGATCATTATGGGAATCATCACGGCGGTCTTTGGAGGAGTGCTGCGCGATGTCGTGGTTAACGAGATTCCACGAGCTTTTAGTGACCACCAACCTTATTCGGTGATTGCTTTCATCGGCGGTTGGGTTGTAGTTGGTCTCAATTCTTTGGGCAGCAGTGATTTCTGGGCAATTACAGTTGGGGCGCTGTTTATCATCGCGGTAAGAATCTTGGCCATCGTTAGAGGATGGCGTTTGCCAGAGTGGCGAGCCTAGCAACTAGCCCTGAGTTTGGCGGCCTAAGAGGCCTGCGAAGGCTTGGTGAGCTAAGAGGCGATCGAAGTTTCGGTGCAGGGCGCAAGCTGAGCAACACGCTGCGGGGTTACTCCAAGCAAAACTGCGATATCGCGCATTGTTAGACCTTCGTCGCGCATGCGAGCAACGACATCGCGAATTTCGGCAGATGCCTCTTCTTGCATCCGCTGAGCTGCAATCATTTTTTCTTGTGCAGCCTCAAGGTCGCAAATGATGCCGGGCATAACCGCCTCAACTTTTACTACGATGTCGCATTTTGACTCGCCAGTTTCTTTTTCGGCCAGTGCCTTGATGGCCTCGGTAGCTTTGTCGAGTCGTTTAGCCGAGGTCTTGTAGCCACCAAGTTGTGGAACAGCGACTAGCCAGCCGTCATTGTGACGTTCGCAAACTGCCTTGATTTCCATGAGACCTCCTCTGTCACCTGATGCTGCCGCAACACTTAGGAAAATAAGTAAAGGGCTACTTGACTAAACAAGTAAAGTAATGCTTTACTAAAAGGGTAATCCAAATCAGGAAAAAAACAAGCGTAGGAGAAAAATGAATTACGTATGGGCAATCGCCGCACTAGCGGTTTCGGTTTTTGTAGCAAACGGCTTTTTCAAAGCTGGTAAATTCAAAGCCACATCTAGTCGCGAAACACTTTTGGGCGCAGGCTTTGGCTGGATTGAGAAAATCCCATTCGGCGTTGTTCGCCTTATCGCTTGGCTAGAAATCATCGGTGCAGCCGGAATCGTTGTCGCACCTTTGGCCGCCTGGATCCTGCCTGGTTTCGAATGGGCACAAATCTGGGGAATCCTTGCCGCTGCTGGTTTGGCTTTGACCATGGTTGGCGCCATCATCGTGCACGCAGCTCGCAAAGAGAGCAAGTACACCTTCAAAATGAATGCCAGCTTGTTGCTAGCAGCTGTTGTTGCCGGCGTATTGCAGGCTCTAGTAGTTTTGCCGCTGTTCTAAATCTTTAGTTAGCCCCCGATTCTTTCCCTGCCGGGTTAGGGTCGGGGGTTTTCTTTACCCGCGAAACCCAATGCGAGGCCGATCAGCTACTGAATCGCGCTCAAGTAAGTGCCGCCAAAGATGGGGAGCAAACTTTTTACGGTGGCGGTGACGTCACCCTTATCGACCGAAACATCAGCTCGGATGCCGCCATCGGTTGCAGTTTGCGAGACCAACCATTTCTGGTGCGCGGTTACCGGTTTTCCGCCCGCAAAAGCTCTGATGCCCATGACCGCTTCGGCGGTGCCGGATACATCCGGCAAGCCGACATTCATCCAATGTGAGTCTTGGCTATCGGTCGAGGTGAGAAATTTATAGGCGGCTCGCAATGCAACCAACTTGGATTTGACGGCAACCGCACCGCCAGAATTCTTCACGGCAACCAAGGCCTGCATAGCAAGTCCGGTAGCGCTAACTGAACTGCTGTCGGTCACGCCATCAAATCCGCCATCCGAGTTGGCAAAGGCCAGCAGTTTGTTTGCGACTTTGTCAGCGAGTTCTGTTTGGTTTTGACTCTTCAGGCCGAGTATTGCCCAGGCATAGTCGACGCTGCCATTAGGTGCTTGAGCCAATGTCCCATCTATCGCAATTATCGACCTCAGTCGGGTGAGTACAACTTTGCTTAGCGGACCGTTGGGCACACGCAAACTCTTGGATGCTGCCAGAAATTGTCCGGCGAGCGCCGGAATCAGCTGGCGATTCGAGTCGTAAAGATATCCCGAATTAGGGTTTGTCGAGGCACCAACTGACACTGCCGTGGTACCCAGTAGAAATTTTGCCGGCTTCAATTGTTGGGCAAATTTGACGCCAGTTCCTCGCCGCTGGATGAGCGCTTCAAGGCTTGTGCTCCACTGAATGTTGCCAGCGCTTGTGATTGCGGTTCCGCCGTCGTTGGTAAAAGCGTTGCTCACGAAAGTTTGTGTTTTCGCGCTAATCGGTGCAGCGCTGGCCGAGGCTGGATTGACCAGCAAAGCTAGTGCACTGAGCCAGACAGCTCCTCTAAAAACTAGGTTTTTTCGCATCTAGTCAAGCCTAACCGGCAAGCAGTTGATTCAGCTGGGGAAGAAGCAGCGAGTAGCCGACAAAGGCGAAGGCATCCAGGAGGAAGTGGGCAACAACCAAGATCTGAAGTCGACCATATTTTTTGTAGACCCAGCCAAAAATAAAGCCCATAACCAGGTTTCCGATAAACCCGCCAAAACCTTGATATAGGTGGTAGCTGGCGCGAAATAGGGCCGACCCCGCAATGATTCGATTGCTCGACCAGCCCAATAGTTGCAGGCGATTGAAAAGATAGCCGACCACCAGGAATTCTTCGAGAAGTGCAGCCTTCAACGCCAGAAGCAGAAGTATTGGGGCTGTCCACCAATATTTGTTCAAATCTGCAGGTACGACTTGCGAATTTATCCCTAGCGCCAAGGATGACAAGTAGAGCCCGATGCCGGGGATGCCGATTGCGGCGGTAAGCAAAAAACCTCGGGACAAATCACTTAGGCGACCGGGTTGTTGCCAACCGAGCGAGCTAAACGACTCGCGAAGTTTCCCACTCTCTTTGTAAAAAAGAAAGACCACCAGAGCCACCGGAGCAAGTCCTAGCGCAAAACCTAAAAACTGATAGGTGAAATCTAGCCACTCCCGCTCGGAAAGACTGCGATTGATTGTGGTTTGCTGTTGAGCCAAAGTTGTTTCCGCGGTGAGCTTGGCAATCAGCGCCACGATCGAGTAGAGGGCAGAAGCTCCCAAACTCAATGAAAAAACAACGGCAATTTCAAACCAAAGCTGTCGTCTGTTCGCCACGACTTCTCCAAACTAACTAATTAGCTTCTAGGCTAGCGAGGCATTCATGGCTAGACTGAGAGCGCAGGGGCTCAAAGATGCAGTATCTGCACCCCCGATTTCAAACCAAGCGCTTTTGGCTACTGCCACGCGCTCAAAAAAGGATGTTTCAAATGGCCATCGTCAATAGAGATGACCTGCGCAACGTTGCCATCGTTGCCCACGTAGACCACGGTAAAACCACTCTTGTCGACGCTATGTTGCGTCAAACAGGTTCTTTTAGCGATCACGGCGATGTCGGTGAGCGCGTTATGGACTCCGGTGACCTAGAGCGCGAAAAGGGAATCACCATCCTCGCGAAAAACACCGCAATCTCTTATAAAGGACCAGCCGCTGGCGGAAAAGAAATCACCATCAACGTGATTGAC
Proteins encoded in this window:
- a CDS encoding DUF305 domain-containing protein; protein product: MKSLTIRSIAIGGAILLASLSLAGCTINLGSAGSNNDSGMMDNGGMMGSNSSQFSGTDIMFAQMMIVHHQQAVDMGTLAETRASNPEVKTLAAQIKSEQSPEITQMKVWLKTANAPTEMGHDMGMGGLLTDAQMTALKNASGAEFDRLYLEGMIGHHEGAIQMAQMVTESNNAEVKALGNAIIASQTKQIAYMKELLAKV
- a CDS encoding CPBP family intramembrane glutamic endopeptidase, whose product is MANRRQLWFEIAVVFSLSLGASALYSIVALIAKLTAETTLAQQQTTINRSLSEREWLDFTYQFLGFALGLAPVALVVFLFYKESGKLRESFSSLGWQQPGRLSDLSRGFLLTAAIGIPGIGLYLSSLALGINSQVVPADLNKYWWTAPILLLLALKAALLEEFLVVGYLFNRLQLLGWSSNRIIAGSALFRASYHLYQGFGGFIGNLVMGFIFGWVYKKYGRLQILVVAHFLLDAFAFVGYSLLLPQLNQLLAG
- a CDS encoding DoxX family protein: MNYVWAIAALAVSVFVANGFFKAGKFKATSSRETLLGAGFGWIEKIPFGVVRLIAWLEIIGAAGIVVAPLAAWILPGFEWAQIWGILAAAGLALTMVGAIIVHAARKESKYTFKMNASLLLAAVVAGVLQALVVLPLF
- a CDS encoding trimeric intracellular cation channel family protein — protein: MNPIDTVESVFANSNLLFEVLGTLAFALSGLIEAARKKLDFVGMAMVSALAAFGGGTLRDVLLDRRPFFWVQNEFWLWVLLAIVLAAMLFVRSRHLEVTARATTWPDALGLGIFTASGTQIALNAGLSPLVSIIMGIITAVFGGVLRDVVVNEIPRAFSDHQPYSVIAFIGGWVVVGLNSLGSSDFWAITVGALFIIAVRILAIVRGWRLPEWRA
- the smpB gene encoding SsrA-binding protein SmpB yields the protein MPKEVGQKLVASNRKARHDYHIEDTYEAGLVLTGPEVKSLRAGRASLIDGYASIENGEAWLENVHIPEYTQASWTNVGSRRRRKMLLHGQEISKLNSKLRESGYTLVPLQLYFKDGRAKVEIALAKGKKEYDKRQALKEAQDKREADRAMSTKGKDW
- the ftsX gene encoding permease-like cell division protein FtsX translates to MNIGYVFREMGQSLRRNLSMVVSIILVTFISLTFVGTASLLQLQIGQMKNYWYDRAQVAVYLCSSVSPDEICPQGEASADLKGAVEERLNSTTLAPYIEEFYFEDHEQAFKNFQEQFEGNAVAKYVSAEQLNETFWVNLKDPNQSAIITEAFSGMPGVEEVRDQRSYLDQIFSILNAASIAAIGIAALMLVSAALLISTTIRLSAFSRRRELGIMRLVGASNFYIQLPFILEGVVAATVGSILAGGAVLGIVQFFVQGYLAERLPFTSFVGLSDGLLVVPLLVLAGILLAAVASGLAIRRYLRI